The genomic region CGcagagacattttggaccaactGAAGACACTTGAGGGAGCTGGACTGGCTGACTCCAACCAAAAgttcattacagtaatccagccaagatgtaacaaaggcatgatTAGCGTTTCTAAGTTTGTATTGTTGAGAAAGGAGACTCTTAACCTTAGGTATctgcctaagatgaaaaaaaaaatatagcaccAATTTGCTGGTCCAATTTAAAATCAGGGTCCATCTTAACACCCAGGTTGGAGAGTGCTGGCTTTAGAAAAGGGTGCAAAGTGCCCAAGTCAGCAGGATAAGATGTGTAACTGCGACCAAAGACTATAACTTGTGTTTTCTTCTcgttgaagttcaagaaatttaaagccatccaggctttgatttcctcCAAAACAGGACAAAAGTGGCCTCGAAGAGAAAGCATCCTGTTTACTAAgcgggacatagatctgactgtcatACGCATAGATAGAACTGAAAAGAAATCCCCATGTTTTCGTAGGATGGAGCCCAGGGGCAGTAAATACAATGAGAACAATAGGGGCCCCAAAACAGAatcttgtggaacaccatatgaaaGTAGGGCAGTGTGGGACTCAGACCACCCAAGGCTAACACAAAAAGTTCTGTCAGCCAAATAGGACCTAAATCACTCAAGAGCACTACCACTAATGCCCCCCTGGTGCTGCAAATGAGCCAACAGAAAACTGTGGTCCACCATATCGCATGCTGCAGTCAGAGCCAACAAAACAAGACATACAAAGTCTCCAGTGTCTTTTGCCAGCAgtatgttgtttaaaaaaatctcaTAACAGGGCTAATAGCCATCTAGTAGCGCCACCAGATATTAGAAAAGAGGGAAACTGGAGGAGTGTATTTATTTTGCCAGGTGGATGAAACACAGAGAAAATTTGGGGAAATAGCAATAGATAGTATTGAGTGgagccactatttgaggaactCTTGTGTGTCAGCTAACGATGCATACATAGCAGCTCATCTGACATTACTTGAGAAGCAAAAAGCCACTTTTTAAGACTGCTCTGGAAAACGTGTGAAATGGCAACTTGTTGTTTGAGAGATACTAGTCTTCTTTGTGGCAACTACTCAGGTTAAGAGGTGCAGCACTAATTGTGTACCCACGTGTGTAATATGGTTCTCAGTATGGTGTGAAACACAATAATATACAGTAGAGTCTAATTATCTGTAGGCAGATTATAATGACTATAATACATTAACATTTACATCAAATTCaacaaattacaattaaaatactGTTTTGTAAGTCAAGCACATACCTAGATGAATAGTGAAGCTTTCTTCCATTTGAGGCTGCTCCTCAAACATCCTGTCTCCAGAATCTGAAGGTTCTGATAGCTGGCTAGACTGCACCTTAATCTCTTCACTGGACAGGAACCATGcaaattaacaataataatatttatacaAATTGAGGAGTTAGACTACAGAtaatatatacagtactgtgtgtatatatagacaaacacatacaaacatactTAATTTGGCTGCTGTTAGATTTCTGTAGGTCCTGGTGTAGTTTAATGACCCACTCTTGATATTCTTGCTTTTGAATACAAGTCACTTGCTTCAATTCAGTGACCCACTTGTTCTCCAGCACCTAATCAAAGCAAAGACAACAACTGAGCAACTAAAAAGGCTAGACCCCATATTATATAATTACATACcggtaattattattaatactataATAACTCTCatgtttagtatttatttttacctgctGTGCATCAAAGTGCTGGGAAGCTACTGCATTCACATCATGGTCACTCAGCGTATTCCCCAACTCATGCATCACTTTATCCATTTCTGCGGCTTGTCTAACACAGTGGGGGAATGAAATCATTTAAATCAATGATGAGTGTACGTGCACAATACTACCTGCCTGTGTTCTCATTTTTGAGATAGTGACCACTTATAATTGTGTATTCATTAAACCAGAAAGTCCTGGAACAACTTAACATTAATTACATGCAGATGTAAGGACTctgccatcccaaagggatcaataaagtcaagtctaagtctaagtctatccGGCTGGCCCAAGAGCATAAATATCAATCAACTAAAACGCCAAAATGACTCCTTTGCACATGACCGTCACCTCATCCAGAAAAACTTTGCATTTCAATAGGAAGAACTATGGTGCCCCATGTTAGCATGACTGCCTCATTAGTCAAActtccatccaaatgtttcaaAAATTTTAAGCAAATTGTGTGAAATTGCGCAAAACGGACATGCGACTTATGCCCGTTTCcatctgtttttcttttgcgcAGCGAGATGACGTTGTAGTGAGGGGTACATAACTCACCCACAGAACGTTGGGATGAtggggagttccgggtgggaatgtTGGTTTGTCGGACTGAATGAAAGTAGTTTGTCTTGTTGGCTTCCCTCACGTATGTAAGTAAAGTGGGTTCTTACATTGAGAGCTAGTGTCAATAAAGCaatctaaaattgcattaatgttattttctttaattaattataaaagaATTGTGTTACTTCAGCTCCCCAACCATATTCTTACTTTATCATCCGCCCTTTGTTTGGGACTACAAACATACGTGTGACGTAGTATCGGTCAAAATGTGTGATATATATCCGGTCTTGTAGTCGCTTATTCGCAAAAGctgtttccatagccaaaatgtgcattttccttttttcgatacacttcaaaatccaccccctccaactgtaaaaacttttttttgagaattctggaccttttttttttccatatttctggcgtttccattcattttccttttcacaattcttgaaagttcaaataaaaataggtggatgaaaacccaACTACAGTTTGGAGTTTCCATATCCCACCCTGAATGCGTATTTCACTTTATTCAAATCATTTGGACGGTGGtctatttgtaaataatgttcACACCATCAGGGTGAAGAGCAGAAATTGTTGACTCTACAaattttaattataaatatcaagttggacattttgtgtttaactGACAACATACTATTGTGTGGAGGCAGTTGATGAGACAAAAAGTCAACTTTTAATTTTAAGTCTAAAAAATATCTAGTGTTTAATACAAGTGTTTAAAGAGCTTAAGAGGATTGTGTAATATTTTTagctttttaaacatttggaaCTAAAGAGGGAGAATGTAGCAAGTTATGTTTTTAAGTACATGATAGAAACTGCGGGATTCCATCCTCTGTAACACTAACCTTTCTTGTATCTTCTTAAGCTCCAAGTCTCTCTCGCTGATGAGCTCGGACATACGGACAAAGTAATTGTGCTCGAGGTTGAGAAGCGTATCCGAGGCAGGAGAATGGATCAACTCATGGTAAACATCTCCAAAGTCCTCATCCCAGCTGGGCTCCTCAGGGCGAGCATGCTCTAGTGTGGACTAAAATGGTTAcacacaaattaaataaaaggtTTAAAATGATTCAGGTTTAATGTTCTTCtttgaaataaaaattccaTGAAACTTGATGAGTCACCACCAGTAAGCCGCGTCTCATGAAACATGTGAGCTGTTTCTGCAGTGCCAACTTTGAAATGACggacaaaaaatgtaaagcatGTAACGTGTTTGGTTTTACATAATGATCTACTAAGAAAACCCAACCAACGGATGCATCACATCCATGAATAGAAAATAATCAGAACACCTCTATTTATACTTATACTCAGGAATCACGATGGACACTGGAAGGCCTCCATGGTTATTTTGGAATGACTGCAATACTGCTAGGCTAGTCTTCAATGTTTAAGTACAAGAGGCAAGAGGAGCCTGACAAGTTCAAGTTGATGCAGGCCGAAAAGGTGACAAAACTgtacatgaacatttttttttttataatacacagaaaaaaaaaacaatctgtcAATTCTCAATAATGAACTGTCACTAGTAACAAAGATGCTAAGATGTGTAATCAAGCAGGGAGAtgcaaaatgcaacaaaaaggcTTATATAATGACTTGTTCCTCATCAATATCAGTTtgccaaagcgctttacaagaCTGCATCTGTTTCCATTATTTTAATGATCCGTGACTTGACATAAGACTCTGCTGTGTGACTGCAGGATTGTGAAGGGACGGAAATAGGACAAGGCGGTGTAAACAAAACCCTTATTAAAGACTGCTTTGAATgtaaattgttttgttgttatttcacatttaaacgtaaaagaagaaaaaacaatccaATCTTGTGATTGAGGAAATCAGTAACTAAAGCACACCCTAGTGTTTTATCCATAATCTATACATTGTGATCGGTGTCCTCACCTCCACATAGGCTCTGGTCCACGCATTGGTGAGCTGATTTACATCTACATGTCCCATTGTGAGTCTTTGCAGGGCCAGTTCTGCCTCTCTGTCGTAATCCAAAATGGTCTCTTTCTCAATGAAGTCGGACAGTGACACTTTTaattctaccaaaaaaaatgattttgagaAATTTGAGAAATAGGAAACTGTTTTGTACAAGCTTGTCAATGTTGGAGAGACATAATTCCATgcattttctatagcacttgtTCTCATTATGTTCATGGGtgtgctgcagcctatcccagctgacataTGGCTATACGCTGGGTACACACATGACTGGTCATCAGTCAATCACAGGCAAATATAAGagccattcacacctatggataGATATTATGGGGTTAAAACTAACGTGCATGTTTTGAGAACGTGGGAGGAGGCTGCGATACCTGAAGCAAACCCATGCAAACAAACAGAGAGAAAATGCAAAATTCACACAGGAGAGACTCGGCCGAACTTTAAACCTGGATTGTGAGGCACACATGCTAACCACAAGGGATCTGTGCTGCCCTCCGCATGTGGTTATGAAAACAAAATCAGACTTATATTACCATGCCATACAACTGGTTTCTACATTGCAAAGCCAGCTCACCATTTTCTACATAGCAGGGTATTTTATGTAGCAGCATCAGGCGTCCATGAAGGTCTCTGACGTTGTCCTGGACAGGGAACTGCAACGGCACTTTAAGAACACAGTTGTGTTTCCCTGCCTTGAACTCAAACACAAACTCCTTCTCTGTCATGTTACTTGTTTTGCCTTTGATTTTCTTCAtggtctgaggaaaaaaaagacagcagcaTTAGAATGGCATTAAAGTGGCATAAACACGAATTGAATTTGAATATTGGATACATCACACACAAGAAACAGTATTAGCCTGTTGAAAGAAAAGCAAATCTTCATTAAAAACAAGACATGCTAAATGACATCATAGACAACGGCATCTTCTTTATCCTAAATGTTCAATGACTTCTCCATCAACCCATCAAGCCTGAGCATTGTAACACAAACACCAGATGTTAATATAGttattaacaataatacatCTAACCGTAAAAATATCCGTTTTAATGAAATTGATATAGCACATTTGTTGTGGGGTTCTATTTAATATAAGGGATGCTGTCTGTCCTGCTTGTTCATACGAGAAGCTCCAGGTTAGGTAGTAATTtagctctctctcgctctctctctttttttgacACGGTACATCGAAAGTCGAAAGAAAGGGTCCTCGAGTTTACACTGACAGCTCGCATCCGCTTCCCTGTGTATTTTTTGTGAACATATAAGAACAATAAGACTGTGATGGATATTTACCCGTATGTGTTTTGCTTCCTGGTGAGTAAGTCAGCTGACAGCTTCGAACCAAGCGTGTGACAGGAAACGCACTTtcgttattttgttattttgtgtattttatattCCTGCTGCATATTTGACACATCTGATAGGAAATGTAGGTTGAATTTAATACTTGCATTCATTCTGGTGTCATTATATTCTCGAAGATGGTTTAATTAAAGTATattgttatttatatatttatatatatatatataggatcGCCCATGCGGTAATTTCCACGGGCACTATTGCCCCCTGGTGGTcatatttattctttattttttgcaaaatggcGTCTATCACAATCATTTagaatttgttttaaatttaatttttaaacaaacgcAGTGCCGTGGCACACTAGCGTGCAGTGAGGTCTCATTTTGCCGCGGTAAATTATAAACTTCCTAAATTTGTGATCTATGCCAGCGACAGAGTGTGAAATGCAGATTAATTTAAATGTCTTTCAGGGTAGACGTGACAATAAACctgtgtatccacctgttgctcaTACTACAGAACAAGTTAATGCTGTGCAAGAACATCAGCATTGGAATTGTGTTCAGACAGGCACTGAGTAGTTCAATTTGTATCCAAATTGAGgcgtaatcttttttttttcctgtattcacatttttttgtggcatttttgtttagtgacgtaTAGTGGGAAATAGTTCTAATGTAAAATGCGTGCCTCGGCGCAATAAAAGTTGGGAAAAACTAGGGGAGTACAATAtagtattataaaaaaaaaattgtcttacacttgaaataaatataatgtaatataagtTTATATTGTAATGTtataatgttttcaaataattcTTAAGGAGCTcatagtatatatttttatttacacaataattgtaaaatattaTCATAAATATACTTTATGCATCGTTTCTCTTAAAaattgaaagaagaaaaaataattgaaaaagacCAAATGTTTAAATTGAATGCATCCGGCAATTTTCATGATTTTGCGCCTGCGCAGAAGTGTCTGCTTCAAGTTTGGACCTGTAAGGGTCGATCTACAAATAGTAATACACATGTCCCCATTTAAATTGATCTTCCACCCGCAAAACCGaatcaccccaaaaaaatctgaattatgTAATActtttttacaaatatattgtaatttttaatttgaaaattttaccaCTTACCCTGTTGTACGCGTTTGACATAACTAGACATTGGTAAACGGTCTCTCCACTGGTTGAACAGTCCCGTCATACCTCGCGTGGCCAACGGCTCTCCCAACCGAAAGCTCGTTCAATGAATCGTCGTCCTCGATTTACACCGCTGGGTTTCGTGcaatcgtttgaaaaaacaaaacaaaacaaaaaaaaagcccggTCAGGGAAGAACGGTGAAACGCTCTTATGCCACGGACACCAGCGTCCTTCAGTTTAGTTGATTAGGGCGGCGGAGCGTGCGTTCCTGGGCTCGCTTCCGTGGTTTGGGTCGGGGAGGCAGGGGGACTTCGGCGCTGGTCCCGAGAGATGATGGAGCTAGAGTCGGCCAGTAGCCGGGGCGAACTTGGCGCTGTGGGGGACCCGCTGCAGCCCCAGACACCAAGCAGGCATGAAAAGAGTCTGGGACTCCTCACCGCTAAGTTTGTAACTTTGCTGCAGGAGGCCAAGGACGGAGTACTGGATCTGAAAGCTGTGAGCATGCCAACCAGTCTTTGTTGTTAGCTAGCACATGTCATCTGGAGCTGCCTGCTGTCGTTTGGTTTCATGCACTTTTTGCTAGCCTACCTGTTAGCATAGCCTAGCTTTCTGACAGTCTAGATTTGAATGAGCGATAGCTGCATCGTAgtgtaaacatccgggttactTTTCAACGCAAACACCTAAAAGCGGTCCAATTTAAAGTTTGGGAGCACTACCCGATCAACTTTTCCAGGATGCCCCCTGCAGATTTCCAAGTGGGTCAGCTTTTGTCGCTGTTTTATGAGCTAGTGCATCTTTACACATAGACAACGTAGCATGATTAATTCATAACGACATTCCTATTCAATTAAAGTGTTTTCCCGCTCTAAAACGTATTTTCTTTTACTGTAACTTTCTATCTGTAACATGGCAAAAGCAATATTACGCTAATTGCTCttggaaaatgttaaaatgttcacCTGCTCTATGCCTGGTTTTAAAATGTCTCTGGTTATTTATCTGCTTAATCAGTTAGAACAAGATATTATCCACTTCCCAAAGTTCTTCAGTCAGACCACACGGGATGTTATTCTGCAAGTGCTGGTAGAGCAGTATGAAGATGCACCTGCAGGCACCAGGCCAAGCATTGACTTATCAGCACACAGCTGCATACACTGTAGTTATCGTGGCTCTATTATGCCTAGACTTGGCACCACACTTTGGCTAAGAAAGTTGAACTACACTAGCTTTTTGTGTTAGTTTGAACAGTAGTCCCTCGGGTATGAATTATTGAAATGTCACACcggttttaaatgcattttccttttgttATTCTGTGAATCAGGCAGCCGACACATTGGCAGTACGGCAGAAGCGGCGGATCTACGACATCACTAATGTGTTGGAGGGAATTGGACTGATTGAGAAAAAGTCCAAGAACAGTATCCAGTGGAAGTAAGTGCACTCACTTTTGCTGTACCctccagttttaaatgataattgATGCATACAGTCTCAAAGAATGAAGAATTACAGTACATGACAACTTGTCCCTCTGGTTTCAAATCacattgtttgttttggtgagaggaggttggcaggattggaagtATTGATACTGACTATTGCATTTGTTACCATAAGGAGTTAATGACGCGAAACAGCTATTTAGTGTTGCTAAATTGGCGAGTATGTGGCTATATTTATTAGACACACTCGCTCTCTCCTGGCGTTATTGGAGACTCCAAGACTCCCTTCCATAGTAGGATATGTTCACCCTACTGCGTCCAGAGTGTAAATGAGTGGTACTTGAGTGACACTGCCAATGGCTAATTTAACCATATTCTGCCCATACAGATTTGATTGCCTTTTACTTGTAGAGGCAACAGTTCATTATCAACATGTTGAAATACACCTTGCAAATTACTGAACTATGTTGTCacaatttggaaaaataaacagctCGCTAATACACACATTTCGAGAAATAAGCAGACctcaaaatatgtatttgttttttaatatctgTTTTGTGTTTCAGGGGTGTAGGTCCAGGTTGCAATACGAGGGAGATAGCGGACAAGCTGATAGACCTGAAGGCAGAACTTGATGATCTGGCCATCAGGGAACGTGAACTGGACCAGCAGAGAGTCTGGGTGCAGCAAAGCATTAAGAATGTCACAGACGACTCTAACAACAGTCCATATCCTTTTTAGTGTTAATTTATCTTTTATAAATGCCGTTGCACCTTGCACACATTCTTAAGTTTACAGCAAGCAGTGCATTTCAGCTCGCTGTGGCATAGTTTGAAGCAGTAAAGACAGATCTGACTTATGTTTGCAATAAGTAAGTGGGGTGGCAAAAGTGGCATGACTCGTGTAAATACTGTGACATCATCTTCCTGAACCATTCTGCTTGGTGGAAATGATGCTTTCTTAAGAATTTTGGAGtaggaaaatgtttgtttctgACCAGTTGACCCTTAATACGTTTATACTATGGCATATGTAAAACATGAAGACCTCTGTGGAGCTTTCAAAGGTAATCTTTTGTTAGACTCAGTCTCATTTCTCCTGTTCTGTCACTCAGCCTTATGATGTCAAATGTTCCCTCGCTTAGCAAGTGTCTTTCCACAGGTGACACCCTGCTAGCGATACGGGCCCCTAATGGCACTCAGTTAGAGGTGCCAAGACCAGAATCTGTAAGTACTGTGCATATCACATTCTGctcttctgtattttttttctaactgtgCATGTGCAAATGCAGGTTATGAATGGACAAAAGAAATACCAGATCCGTTTGAAAAGTTCTTCTGGCCCCATTGAGGTTTTACTGGTCAATAAGGACCCATCCAGTGCCTCTCCAGTTGTTCTGCCTGTCCCTCCTCCAGATGATGTACTTCAGAGCCTCCCAGCATCGTTGCCTTCTTCCCAGGTCCAGAAATCAGCTTTGCTTTAAGTCTCATTTGGTTTGGTCTTAACCCTGgacaaaaacatacacacaaaacattCTCTCGTGTTTTTAATCTAATGCAAAGCATATGGTTTGATATGACTTCCTTTTTCACACTTCTCAATTGCTCCCCCTAGGGTACAAAAGCAGCTCCAGAACCTGTGAAAACAGGTTCTTCCACAAAATCAGCCATTAGACAACCAACTTCAGTTACAGGTAGGCAAAAAGGTCTCCActgtgtcatgttttttttttttttgtacattggaTTCAGTCATCCACCTGTCATGTCTGCTgctgatatttttatttatttttttgttgggatCACATTTATACACATTCGTACTTAATGTGAATAACTGTAACAGAGGCTGAAAAGTGTCTTTCTATTAAATTTTGATATGTTTATGATATTTTAGTCATGTATTCAATGGTAtattaattacatttcacaGTTTAAGCTACAATTAGaacttttttaaaatagtttttattagggctggaaatctttgactgtctcacgattcgattcgattacgatttttgggtatacgattcgattcagaatcgattttcgattcaaaattatttgattgacaaatgatttctgcttcaatttacagatatgcataacattgtcatgatctactccagtttgctttgcaagacaaaatgacaaatagagacattaaagtgtctttttttttgttttttttgtttaaacatttactaattttgtattgtaagtgcctttttccacaaaaacagcatgtgggctacaactgccttttcgccttcttcttcatttctaatttaaataaaatcggttTTTGGATATTAAGATCGATTTGATTCATaagtgagaatctcgattcttttatgaatcgattttttggcacacccctagtttttatgCAAGTACTATATGTATAGTTTTCAAATTTGTGGTCATCTGGCTATGTATTAAGAGTGGTACACAGAGCCACTACTGGTCGTAATCTTACATGACTGGCTCTGTTTCAGAAGTGACAAGCACCACGCCACTCACTCCAACCACAGATGCACCCACTGCCATTACTCAGCAACTTCAGTCCTCAGCCTCCTTAGATGGAACTGTGTCGTCATCTGCATCTGCTGCAGTGTTTGAACCAATGAAGGCAGACCCCTCTGAACGTGAGCATGCTCATCTGGTCATATTTTTGTCAGTAGTGAACTATAACCTGACAGTTcagttttaaataaaatgtataggtggatacataaaaaaaaaaaagaaacatgtttAAACATGCACAATAAGCACATTACAGCATCTTGGGACATGGTTTTCTTCAGCTGGACTGGGCTTTTTAGTCAAATTGCAGGGATTTAGGGTCATGTTTAGCCAGCAGTCAATTTTGTTCAAAGAAAATAGTTTTCTGAATGACAATGACCCCAAACATTGCAAATAAGAATCTATTCTCAATTGCATTAATTGAATAAATAAGACTTAATAGATAAGCAAAATAAATGTTACCATGGTGGTGATGGACTGCTCCCCAAAAAGAGAGGATGTTGTTAGGCGGAAGGTGcttcaaataaattaaagttTTAACCAggctattttatgtttttttttttgttttgtttttaaacctgTGTTCTTCAGTTAAATTATACGATTTATAAGCCACATTATCCTTTGAAACAGTTGTGAAAATAGGCATcatgctgtctttttttttttttttttttttttttttttaatttaatataatataataacttgctatttaaaaaatgtggatGTTTTTACCTTCTGTGTCATCTGTTATGGAGACTCCCACGCATTCAGTGTTGCATTCAATTTCTTTGTGTTGTTTCAAAAATGGAGGATAACTCTGCCTTTCTTACTTGTACGAGCCAGTGACAAAACTGTTGCTATATTTGTATTGATTGCTACAGTGCTGGACTTTCCCAAAGAGCTTTCGGACATGTTTGATCCGACAAAAGGTAAATTAAATGACTGACAAATTGCTGCAATGTAAAAGGAACCTTAAAAAATACttagagtattttttatttattttgcagagATCATGAGTGGAGATTTGTTGGAGGACCTGATGTCATCAGAAGGTGAGAcagtttttgaaatgtttttatttcgtaGGAATAATGGGAATTTTCATCAGTTTCTAGCTCAGTCATGAAACCTTCATTAACTGttcagatgtttttgttttttcctaaagaaacattttaacattctttGCTCTATAAGAAGTGTAAAAATAAGTAGATTGATGCATATCAAAAATCTAGGATTGTTTaaaatgagatttaaaaaaaacaccatgcaaCATTCTTGTTTTATTACTGATGTCTGTTTGTTTACGCTTTTGTCAGTATAGAATAGCCCGGACAGAGACACAAAGTTCAATTTTATCTCACAAGATATGCTGAGGTCTCTAATGCATGGTGGCAGTTGAATCTCTGAAGTTTAGTCTAATTAAGAGGCGTATTGTTCCAGAAAATGTTGGTCAAACTACAATTGTCTTAAGCGggacacatacacacagattattcacctttttttgtttcttttgataTATGTGACATATGAGGAAGAACAAACAACATGTGTTGTTAATGCTCTTACATTGTGTGGTGTACATATTTACCAAAACAGCGCAGCGCACTACACGTGATATCTCCACTATAATTGTGATTCTCCTCCTAAACTAGACGTCTATCCTGAAACTGACATGCAACATGGTGCCGCAGGGCACGCAGACTGCtggaaaatacaaagaaaaaggaGAAGGAGCAGTAGTAGTCCAAGTACTAGAACAAAATAGACTCACTGTTAGCTTAACTGGCAACGACATTGTGGTTGCAAACTCTTCTCCTTGTTATTTGTATGGAGATAAATTACTTGGGAACTGTGGTATACAAAATACTGCTAATATTCAGAACCACCTGATCCTCATTTATGGCCTGTAATGGCACAAGCTTCATGTTGCTTAATCGTTGTGTTACATGACACAATCACATCACAGAGTCCGAGGTTCACCAGACCTAATGTTGATGGTCGTCaatattgaacaggtttaacaTTGACGGCCCGGTCTTTTCGTGAGCAGAGGAAAATAAACACTCCTGACATAGCTCCCACCACACAATAATCAGTCAGAATATTCTCAGAGACATCCAATAATATGGCCTTTGTTGACTTTTGTCAAAATAGTGGAAAAATGCTGAAATTTGACCTAATAATCTgcacagggagtcctcgagttacaatgacatttcgactttacaacgccCGTTCCTAGTCCTTAGCACCTTTCTTTTTCGTTCTTTTACGACACTAATCACTAGGGATgccacgataagggcaatatcgtgatatcgcgatattaaaacacaatatcgtcgtcgtcatggtcacaatatttaaaaggaacacatctgttaaaaaaaaaagtcaggttgatttccaattgtgtagttctagcaccctctagtggctattttattagtgcaatttaattttcattagggatgttttggccttctatgtttaaaatctatgctaattgtcagatgaaggggaacctaatttgcttgtgaagcaatcaatgtgtgcttgcattaccaagtaagagcctcaatattattattagagattgtaggtggtttatatgcattgctgttatgtacaaaagcacaatattg from Festucalex cinctus isolate MCC-2025b chromosome 3, RoL_Fcin_1.0, whole genome shotgun sequence harbors:
- the ferry3 gene encoding ferry endosomal RAB5 effector complex subunit 3 isoform X2, translating into MSNAYNRTMKKIKGKTSNMTEKEFVFEFKAGKHNCVLKVPLQFPVQDNVRDLHGRLMLLHKIPCYVENELKVSLSDFIEKETILDYDREAELALQRLTMGHVDVNQLTNAWTRAYVESTLEHARPEEPSWDEDFGDVYHELIHSPASDTLLNLEHNYFVRMSELISERDLELKKIQERQAAEMDKVMHELGNTLSDHDVNAVASQHFDAQQVLENKWVTELKQVTCIQKQEYQEWVIKLHQDLQKSNSSQINEEIKVQSSQLSEPSDSGDRMFEEQPQMEESFTIHLGAQLKTMHNLRLVRADVLGFCEHRRHGSSGAKLRRLQTALSLYSSSLCGLVLLVDNRVNSYSGIKRDFARVAKECTDFHFPCLEEQLEEVQQVMLYARAQRSSKQKEQPEIPKNGNDDKSKNVERNPSNILPGEFYVSRHSNLSEVHVVFHLCVDDNVRSGNITARDPAIMGLRNILKVCCTHDVTTITVPLLLVHDMSEEMTIPWCLKRAELVFKCVKGFMMEMASWDGGISRTVQFLVPRTISEEMFYQLSNMLPQIFRVSSTLTLTSKP
- the ferry3 gene encoding ferry endosomal RAB5 effector complex subunit 3 isoform X3; the encoded protein is MRATMKKIKGKTSNMTEKEFVFEFKAGKHNCVLKVPLQFPVQDNVRDLHGRLMLLHKIPCYVENELKVSLSDFIEKETILDYDREAELALQRLTMGHVDVNQLTNAWTRAYVESTLEHARPEEPSWDEDFGDVYHELIHSPASDTLLNLEHNYFVRMSELISERDLELKKIQERQAAEMDKVMHELGNTLSDHDVNAVASQHFDAQQVLENKWVTELKQVTCIQKQEYQEWVIKLHQDLQKSNSSQINEEIKVQSSQLSEPSDSGDRMFEEQPQMEESFTIHLGAQLKTMHNLRLVRADVLGFCEHRRHGSSGAKLRRLQTALSLYSSSLCGLVLLVDNRVNSYSGIKRDFARVAKECTDFHFPCLEEQLEEVQQVMLYARAQRSSKQKEQPEIPKNGNDDKSKNVERNPSNILPGEFYVSRHSNLSEVHVVFHLCVDDNVRSGNITARDPAIMGLRNILKVCCTHDVTTITVPLLLVHDMSEEMTIPWCLKRAELVFKCVKGFMMEMASWDGGISRTVQFLVPRTISEEMFYQLSNMLPQIFRVSSTLTLTSKP